The following proteins are co-located in the Paenibacillus sp. JNUCC32 genome:
- a CDS encoding Dabb family protein, whose protein sequence is MFEHIVLLKFKPDVSIEVKESAIKRAHDFKGNIPGIVELSAGINVTEEIEHMQGFTLGIRVTFENQQACREYIRHPLHQGLLQSIGPFVEGIVVMDYPFA, encoded by the coding sequence ATGTTTGAGCATATCGTGCTATTGAAATTCAAGCCCGATGTTTCTATAGAAGTAAAAGAAAGTGCAATAAAGCGCGCACATGACTTTAAAGGGAACATTCCGGGGATCGTGGAACTTAGCGCAGGGATTAACGTTACGGAGGAAATAGAGCATATGCAGGGGTTTACGCTGGGAATCAGAGTCACTTTCGAGAATCAACAGGCTTGCCGGGAGTATATTCGGCACCCCCTGCATCAAGGATTATTGCAATCCATTGGCCCGTTTGTTGAAGGAATCGTCGTTATGGATTACCCGTTTGCTTAA